The Capsicum annuum cultivar UCD-10X-F1 unplaced genomic scaffold, UCD10Xv1.1 ctg1714, whole genome shotgun sequence genome includes a window with the following:
- the LOC107858699 gene encoding serine/threonine receptor-like kinase NFP yields the protein MGVPLVSLFYNFFLFLILSSSNITAQTSSPDTDFSCSLNSSFSCDAYVSYRARPPYYFDVGSISDLLEVSRLSIAKATGLASEDTELFPDQLLLVPVKCYCNGSHYFSNVTYQIKKGDSFYSVSIGAFENLTNYHVVQDMNPTLDPTNLTVGAEAVFPLFCKCPAHSDLGKGLQYLVTYVWQPWDDILPVSNMFGASAADILAINNYRNFTAAICLPVLIPVNLPIILQSYPSSASSRKSKLGWILITVLSIMGLLAVFSFCLMVYMRLLDEKRRANLTRNSFTHETSDLFHMKKASEGEIMDHKNIQDKLLPGVSGYIGKPILYDLKVIMEATLDLSERSRIGGSVYKATINDQVVAVKKRKQASEELTILQKLHHANLVKLMGVSSDDHGNSFLVYEYAENGSLDQWLFPRSSSASGSVVSLGWSQRLQIALDVANALQYLHEHTQPSIVHGDIRTCSILLDSRFKAKVASFSTATHSTNSMMLKVDVFGFGLVLLELLSGKKAMESKDNGETLIMGKEIKEILEAEDNREEKFRGWMDLKLSFYPVDDALNLAALATACTSEQSAERPRMTDIVFNLCFLTQSSFEMYGRSWTSGEAEEIVQIVSPVIAR from the coding sequence ATGGGAGTTCCTCTTGTCTCCTTGTTTTACAACTTTTTCCTCTTTCTCATCCTTTCATCCTCGAACATAACTGCTCAAACATCTAGCCCAGACACTGACTTTTCGTGCTCGTTAAACTCCTCCTTTTCTTGTGATGCTTATGTCTCATATCGTGCCCGTCCGccatattattttgatgttggAAGTATCTCTGATCTTCTTGAAGTCAGTCGTTTAAGTATAGCTAAGGCCACAGGTCTAGCCTCAGAGGATACCGAGCTATTCCCTGACCAGCTTTTACTCGTACCTGTTAAGTGCTACTGCAATGGTTCTCATTATTTCTCCAATGTTACCTATCAGATCAAGAAAGGTGATAGCTTTTATTCGGTTTCAATAGGAGCTTTTGAGAACCTTACTAACTATCATGTGGTGCAAGATATGAATCCAACACTAGATCCAACCAACTTGACAGTTGGTGCAGAAGCTGTTTTTCCTTTGTTCTGTAAATGCCCCGCACATTCTGATCTTGGAAAGGGACTTCAGTACCTCGTCACTTATGTTTGGCAGCCTTGGGATGATATATTGCCTGTAAGCAATATGTTTGGAGCATCTGCAGCTGACATTCTGGCTATCAACAATTACAGAAATTTCACTGCTGCAATATGTCTTCCTGTCTTGATACCGGTAAACCTTCCTATTATTTTGCAATCTTACCCCTCTTCTGCAAGCAGTAGAAAATCTAAACTTGGATGGATCCTCATTACTGTTTTAAGTATTATGGGGTTGCTTGCAGTTTTTTCATTTTGCTTGATGGTGTACATGCGTCTTCTAGACGAGAAGAGGAGGGCTAATTTAACCCGTAACTCATTTACTCATGAAACTTCTGATCTTTTTCATATGAAGAAAGCCTCCGAGGGTGAAATTATGGACCATAAGAACATTCAAGATAAGCTTCTTCCTGGAGTTTCTGGCTATATTGGAAAGCCCATATTATATGACCTGAAGGTCATCATGGAGGCAACTCTCGACCTCAGTGAGAGGAGCAGAATAGGAGGATCGGTGTATAAGGCTACAATTAATGACCAAGTTGTAGCagtcaagaaaagaaaacaagcCTCGGAGGAATTGACGATACTTCAAAAACTACATCACGCAAATCTGGTGAAATTAATGGGTGTTTCATCAGATGATCATGGGAATTCCTTTTTGGTTTATGAATATGCTGAAAATGGCTCACTGGATCAGTGGTTGTTTCCCAGATCATCATCTGCCTCTGGCTCAGTGGTATCGCTCGGTTGGAGCCAAAGGTTACAGATAGCCTTGGATGTTGCAAATGCTTTGCAATACCTGCATGAACATACCCAACCTAGTATAGTTCACGGGGACATCCGAACATGTAGCATACTTCTTGATTCAAGGTTTAAAGCCAAAGTTGCAAGTTTCTCTACAGCCACACATTCTACCAACTCAATGATGCTGAAAGTCGACGTGTTTGGTTTCGGGCTTGTTCTGCTGGAGTTGCTTTCAGGGAAGAAAGCAATGGAATCAAAAGATAATGGCGAGACACTGATCATGGGCAAAGAAATAAAGGAAATCTTGGAAGCTGAAGATAACCGAGAGGAGAAGTTTAGAGGATGGAtggatctaaagttgagcttttACCCTGTGGATGATGCTCTAAACTTGGCTGCCTTGGCAACGGCGTGCACATCAGAGCAATCAGCAGAGAGGCCTAGGATGACAGATATTGTCTTCAACCTATGTTTTCTTACTCAATCATCTTTTGAAATGTATGGAAGATCTTGGACTTCAGGTGAAGCTGAGGAGATTGTTCAGATTGTTAGTCCAGTAATAGCACGTTGA